One genomic window of Numida meleagris isolate 19003 breed g44 Domestic line chromosome 1, NumMel1.0, whole genome shotgun sequence includes the following:
- the ENDOD1 gene encoding endonuclease domain-containing 1 protein gives MISGCPAFSPRGRGDRSGYKRGTARGLRTPQRPVPAGITARRVSPPSPLRPTLSGSAAARARSAGPAPYPARTDGARQRAVKMSVLYLLFLSLLPSFSQGRVVGKDEAGFAECNVFFPGRVPPEGFTEPFHVKICQQYNGEPRFATLYSTKDKIPLYSAFKYAGTARSGAEESWLLEPQIDDPENDQREMVLEADVVGTLDNLGANQALTSDYVGSGYERGLLNPSSLNKEDFQMATYTLTNAVPLRPSLSKTWHSNIERVVEQALVPHCSKKDQLYLLAGAIPSSVRVKGKVSVPETLWLAACCDAPEGWSLGLVKKVGDESSLADLTVGELEKQLLAGLDLFKGNCGEDNESNEKMEAILQAVSQIRSGEQVGTNDNEEAKDSGLVRKVVGIIATPFIKLLELLIYLIVELVKFMFYILWLVIKRVGSTILNGVYSLWNGTVSYLKAISMVLISIPYDVGRVITNIFLGFLGIIQDVAVITYRILRIPMGFVLHLASFPYYSICAIPSVVKDMATGIGGTFSLAIDATASILHGFYYVASHIAKRFVPKGSSGD, from the exons ATGATTTCGGGTTGCCCGGCGTTCTCTCCTCGGGGCCGCGGTGACCGCAGCGGGTATAAGCGCGGCACCGCCCGTGGCCTCCGGACTCCGCAGCGCCCGGTGCCCGCAGGGATCACCGCCCGCCGGGTTTCGCCTCCCTCTCCGCTCCGCCCGACGCTTTCTGGCTCCGCCGCTGCCCGGGCGCGGAGTGCGGGTCCTGCGCCGTACCCAGCCCGGACGGACGGGGCGAGGCAGCGGGCCGTGAAGATGTCAGTGCTGTATTTGCTCTTCTTGTCGCTTCTCCCGAGCTTTTCCCAGGGCAGAGTCGTCGGCAAGGACGAAGCTGGCTTTGCCGAGTGTAACGTGTTCTTCCCCGGACGAGTCCCGCCGGAAGGATTCACCGAGCCCTTCCACGTGAAAATCTGTCAGCAGTACAACGGGGAGCCGCGCTTCGCGACCCTCTACAGCACCAAGGACAAAATCCCTCTTTATTCCGCTTTCAAGTACGCGGGGACGGCCCGAAGCGGGGCGGaggagagctggctgctggagccGCAG ATAGATGATCCAGAGAATGACCAGCGTGAGATGGTGCTTGAAGCCGATGTTGTTGGCACTTTGGACAACCTTGGTGCAAATCAAGCTCTGACCTCAGACTACGTGGGCTCTGGTTATGAGCGAGGGCTGCTGAACCCCAGCTCGCTCAACAAGGAAGACTTCCAAATGGCCACCTACACACTGACAAACGCTGTCCCTCTGCGTCCCTCTCTGAGCAAAACCTGGCACAGCAACATTGAGAGGGTGGTGGAACAAGCTCTGGTCCCTCATTGTTCCAAGAAGGACCAGCTGTACCTCCTTGCAGGAGCAATTCCTTCCAGTGTCCGAGTTAAAGGCAAGGTGTCAGTGCCAGAGACCCTCTGGCTGGCAGCGTGCTGCGATGCTCCAGAGGGATGGTCTCTAGGACTGGTGAAAAAAGTCGGTGATGAAAGCAGTTTGGCAGACCTCACGGTGGGAGAGCTGGAGAAGCAACTCCTAGCAGGGCTTGACTTGTTCAAGGGCAACTGTGGAGAAGACAACgaaagcaatgagaaaatgGAAGCAATACTGCAAGCTGTTAGTCAGATCCGATCTGGAGAACAGGTAGGAACAAATGACAACGAGGAGGCCAAAGACAGTGGCTTGGTGAGAAAAGTGGTTGGCATAATCGCTACCCCTTTCATCAAACTTCTGGAACTCCTCATCTACCTGATTGTGGAGCTGGTgaaatttatgttttatattCTGTGGCTTGTTATCAAGCGAGTTGGCAGTACTATTCTGAATGGAGTCTACAGCCTGTGGAACGGGACGGTGTCCTACCTTAAAGCCATCAGCATGGTGCTCATCAGCATCCCCTATGATGTGGGGAGGGTCATCACCAACATCTTCTTGGGCTTTCTGGGAATTATTCAAGATGTGGCAGTCATCACCTACAGGATTCTACGCATCCCCATGGGGTTTGTCCTTCACCTCGCTTCTTTCCCTTACTACTCCATCTGTGCCATTCCCTCTGTCGTCAAAGACATGGCCACTGGGATTGGTGGCACCTTCTCGCTGGCCATTGATGCCACAGCCTCCATCCTGCATGGCTTTTATTACGTGGCTAGCCACATAGCCAAGCGGTTTGTCCCTAAGGGCTCCTCTGGTGACTGA